From a single Brassica oleracea var. oleracea cultivar TO1000 chromosome C5, BOL, whole genome shotgun sequence genomic region:
- the LOC106293583 gene encoding protein PNS1 gives MPTPARNNHASSVQIQQPRTRSPLPPSPIAFKEQQGRPPPTTQQTITGKLFRNLFQGLLFSQLTLTSLLVIVLTIRGLILASSHHFHPKKWYPPLLASVSASGVASLAWQCIFIYNPSRAVRATFWLSPILTCSVGILLVLIGSAVDAGVGAVFVLFAVTQSLYGCWITPRLEYADKILSLSTAFPPPRTREVVGLSIVVSVVYSGFLVTGIGGATSTRTSLDLLFISVILIGLAWTMQVLKNAQQVAVSRARYVNFAHGEDMDAWSALHVTVKHLIGSICIGSTLVPIIVLIRGSIRSVNLMSGSSDEVMYSGADCFSTLANKVVTCGNRWGFVHVGTYDKGFVEASSDTWKKFRSINGLEEVIDSDLTSSLCFLGAVSVGAVSSLTAGIWMLLIHKNYALEVTLYAYIIGYFVGRVALAWLQACVSAYYVAYSEDPHSMRFDGTIPQRIQRLQMLRAHRDNRERERQESDESP, from the exons ATGCCAACACCAGCAAGGAACAACCATGCCTCTAGCGTGCAGATTCAACAACCAAGAACAAGATCTCCTCTTCCTCCTTCTCCAATCGCCTTCAAG GAACAACAAGGTAGACCACCTCCCACCACACAACAAACAATAACCGGAAAACTCTTTAGAAACCTCTTCCAGGGTCTTCTCTTCTCACAACTGACCTTAACCTCACTCTTAGTAATTGTCCTCACCATTCGCGGTCTCATCTTAGCAAGCTCACACCACTTCCACCCCAAGAAATGGTATCCTCCTTTGCTAGCGTCCGTATCCGCCTCAGGAGTTGCATCTTTAGCCTGGCAATGCATCTTTATCTACAATCCATCGAGAGCAGTCAGAGCAACGTTCTGGCTTAGCCCTATACTCACCTGCTCGGTGGGTATCTTGCTTGTTCTGATTGGCTCAGCTGTAGATGCAGGGGTTGGTGCTGTCTTTGTGCTTTTCGCCGTCACTCAGTCTTTATACGGTTGCTGGATTACTCCAAGGCTTGAATATGCGGACAAGATACTATCACTCTCCACAGCTTTTCCACCTCCAAGAACCAGAGAAGTAGTCGGTTTATCGATCGTGGTAAGTGTGGTTTACTCTGGCTTCTTGGTGACTGGCATAGGAGGTGCAACTTCCACTAGAACAAGTCTAGATCTCTTGTTCATATCTGTAATCTTGATAGGGTTAGCATGGACCATGCAAGTTCTCAAGAACGCACAACAAGTTGCTGTTTCGCGTGCGAGATACGTAAACTTTGCACACGGAGAAGATATGGACGCTTGGAGTGCGTTACACGTCACTGTGAAGCACTTGATTGGGAGCATCTGCATTGGCTCGACGCTTGTTCCTATCATAGTACTCATCAGAGGATCGATCAGAAGCGTTAATCTAATGTCAGGGAGCAGCGACGAGGTTATGTACTCAGGTGCTGACTGCTTCTCCACCCTCGCCAACAAGGTGGTTACGTGTGGAAACAGATGGGGCTTTGTGCATGTGGGAACGTATGACAAAGGCTTCGTGGAGGCTTCGAGTGATACGTGGAAGAAGTTCAGAAGTATAAACGGGTTAGAGGAAGTGATTGATTCGGATCTCACTAGCTCCTTGTGCTTCCTCGGTGCGGTTTCTGTTGGAGCAGTGTCTTCGTTGACCGCAGGAATATGGATGTTGTTGATCCACAAGAACTATGCTCTTGAAGTGACACTCTATGCTTACATTATTGGATATTTCGTG GGGAGGGTAGCTTTGGCGTGGCTACAAGCGTGTGTCTCGGCGTACTATGTAGCTTACTCCGAAGATCCTCATAGCATGCGGTTTGATGGTACGATTCCACAGCGTATTCAGCGTCTTCAGATGTTAAGGGCTCACCGAGATAACAGGGAGAGGGAGAGACAAGAGAGTGATGAGTCTCCATGA
- the LOC106293944 gene encoding WUSCHEL-related homeobox 11-like — MDQEQTPHSATGHSHSPSSSASGTTSTEQVRSRWSPKPEQILILESIFNSGMVNPPKEETVRIRKMLEKFGKVGDANVFYWFQNRRSRSRRRQRQLQAAAAAATTTTNTCDQTMMVSNNLPQHSGSDLGFGGCSTSNYLFASSSSYGVGCDNHSNNGMENLLTMSGEMGYHEANQHHYNYHSSNVESILCPSEQSSNYHYQQGSITVFINGVPTEVTSGGIDMKATFGEDLVLVNSSGVPLPTDQFGFLMLSLQHGEAYFLVPRPT; from the exons ATGGACCAAGAACAAACACCACATAGCGCAACCGGCCATAGCCACTCACCTTCTTCCTCCGCTTCCGGTACCACCTCAACCGAACAAGTTCGGTCACGATGGTCACCTAAACCGGAACAAATACTCATACTTGAGTCGATCTTCAACAGTGGTATGGTTAACCCTCCAAAAGAAGAGACGGTAAGGATACGGAAGATGCTGGAGAAATTCGGCAAGGTGGGAGATGCAAATGTCTTCTACTGGTTTCAAAACCGGCGGTCAAGATCTCGCCGAAGGCAGCGGCAACTCCAGGCTGCAGCAGCAGCAGCGACCACAACCACCAATACTTGTGACCAGACCATGATGGTGAGCAACAACTTGCCACAGCATAGTGGAAGTGATTTGGGGTTTGGAGGTTGTAGCACTTCTAATTACTTATTTG CTAGCTCTTCTTCTTATGGCGTTGGATGTGATAATCATAGCAATAATGGCATGGAGAATCTCTTAACAATGTCTGGTGAAATGGGTTACCATGAAGCTAATCAGCATCATTATAACTATCATAGCTCAAATGTCGAATCAATTTTGTGCCCATCTGAACAAAGCTCCAATTATCACTACCAACAAG GGTCTATAACGGTGTTTATAAACGGAGTTCCAACAGAAGTGACCAGCGGAGGTATTGATATGAAAGCAACGTTTGGAGAAGATTTGGTTTTGGTGAATTCCTCAGGTGTTCCTCTTCCTACTGATCAGTTTGGGTTTTTGATGCTTAGCTTACAACATGGTGAAGCTTATTTCCTG GTTCCAAGACCGACATGA
- the LOC106293325 gene encoding probable arabinosyltransferase ARAD1: MKKSVSPVSCFRLPEMVERSNTRYHRMFITRISMIFLLISILSVLSWFLILSSTNPNRVLDHISVSGPTDSPLIIIKNSEKSPQQNDAELPNPKNSGGAKTEEVKETLQCNQKVSPPSPMPLKVYMYDMSPEFHFGLLGWKPERKGVVWPDVRVNVPHHPGGLNLQHSVEYWLTLDLLFSELPEDSRTSRAAIRVKNYTEADVVFVPFFSSLSYNRFSKVTQKQKQSRDRELQDKLVKFVTAQKEWKISGGKDHVIMAHHPNSMSTARHKLYPAMFVVADFGRYSPRVANVDKDIVAPYKHLVSSYANDTSGFDSRPVLLYFQGAIYRKAGGFVRQELYYLLKEEKDVYFSFGSVQNHGISKAGVGMRSSKFCLNIAGDTPSSNRLFDAIASHCIPVIISDDIELPYEDVLNYNEFCIFVRASDALKKGFLLGLVRSIGREEWNKMWGRLKEVERYFDLRFPAKDDDGDHGVQMIWKAVARKAPLVKMKVHRFQRFTRPFLI, translated from the exons ATGAAGAAGTCTGTGTCTCCAGTCTCTTGTTTTAGATTACCAGAGATGGTTGAGAGATCAAACACACGGTATCACCGAATGTTCATCACCAGAATATCGATGATCTTCTTGTTGATATCGATCCTCTCCGTCCTCTCTTGGTTCTTGATCCTTTCTTCCACAAACCCCAACCGAGTTCTTGATCACATCTCAGTCTCAGGACCTACTGATTCTCCTCTCATAATCATCAAGAACTCAGAGAAGTCTCCCCAACAAAACGACGCCGAATTGCCAAATCCTAAAAACAGTGGAGGAGCAAAAACAGAGGAAGTCAAAGAAACCCTCCAATGCAACCAGAAGGTTTCTCCTCCTTCTCCAATGCCATTGAAAGTCTACATGTATGATATGAGTCCAGAGTTTCACTTTGGGTTATTAGGTTGGAAGCCTGAGAGAAAAGGCGTCGTTTGGCCTGACGTTAGAGTCAATGTTCCTCACCATCCTGGTGGGCTTAACTTGCAGCACAGTGTTGAGTATTGGCTGACATTAGATCTCTTGTTCTCTGAGCTTCCAGAAGACTCTAGAACCTCTCGTGCTGCGATACGTGTAAAGAACTATACCGAAGCTGATGTAGTCTTCGTGCCATTCTTCTCCTCATTGAGCTACAACAGATTCTCTAAGGTTACCCAAAAGCAGAAGCAGAGCCGAGACAGAGAACTACAG GACAAGTTGGTGAAGTTCGTGACGGCACAAAAGGAGTGGAAGATCTCAGGAGGGAAGGATCATGTGATAATGGCGCACCATCCTAATAGCATGTCCACGGCGAGACATAAGCTATATCCAGCTATGTTTGTGGTCGCTGACTTCGGTAGATACTCGCCACGTGTGGCTAATGTTGATAAAGACATCGTAGCTCCATACAAACACCTTGTCTCATCGTACGCTAATGACACGTCAGGCTTTGATTCGCGTCCGGTCTTACTCTACTTTCAAGGAGCCATCTACCGTAAAGCT GGTGGATTCGTGAGACAAGAGTTATATTACCTTCTGAAAGAAGAAAAAGACGTATACTTCTCCTTTGGAAGTGTACAAAACCACGGCATAAGCAAAGCGGGAGTAGGAATGAGATCATCTAAGTTCTGTCTCAACATCGCTGGAGATACTCCGTCTTCTAACCGTCTCTTTGACGCCATAGCTAGTCATTGTATTCCGGTTATCATCAGCGATGACATTGAGTTACCTTACGAGGATGTTCTCAACTACAACGAGTTCTGCATCTTTGTCCGAGCATCAGATGCTTTGAAGAAAGGGTTTTTGTTGGGTCTTGTGAGGAGTATTGGGAGAGAAGAATGGAACAAGATGTGGGGAAGGTTGAAGGAGGTTGAGAGGTACTTTGATTTGCGTTTTCCGGCTAAGGATGATGATGGAGATCATGGAGTTCAGATGATTTGGAAAGCTGTGGCGAGGAAAGCTCCATTGGTGAAGATGAAGGTTCATAGGTTCCAGAGGTTTACAAGGCCTTTTTTGATTTGA
- the LOC106343948 gene encoding protein TRANSPARENT TESTA 12-like isoform X1, which translates to MSTQGEMEERLLRVGSDAKDRQSNSIESLYLRAKVWSEVSKMWRIALPSSLFRMTSFGSIIVAQAFIGHSSKLGLAAYALLQSTFIRFLYGLMGGMSSATETLCGQAYGAEQYQTMGIYLQRSWIVDIAVTTLFLPFIILAGPILRLLGQNVAITRTVDEIYPWMIPYVYSLIFTMTMQMYLQAQMKNAIVGVLSTLSLALDILVTWWCVSFMGMGIGGALLGLNVSSWSLVLAEFVYVFGGWCPFTWTGFSTAAFVDLVPMLKLSISSGFMICLEYWYLSILVLMAGYTEDANTAISAFSICQYIYTWELNICLGFLGAACVRVANELGKGDAAAVRFSIRVILTVSTIMGVIFSVLCLAFSGQISYLFTNSKEVSKAVDDLSMILAVSILLNSIQPILSGVAVGAGLQSIVAVVNLVSYYAIGIPLGLILTYVFHLGVKGLWSGMLAGIAIQTAILCYIIYRTDWELEVKKTSERMKAWSLKPSREESNPIIDDERK; encoded by the exons ATGAGCACTCAAGGAGAAATGGAGGAGAGGCTACTACGTGTAGGATCAGATGCAAAGGATCGTCAAAGCAACAGTATAGAGAGTCTCTATCTGAGAGCAAAGGTTTGGAGCGAAGTAAGCAAAATGTGGAGAATAGCATTACCTTCCTCTTTGTTCCGCATGACTTCCTTTGGTAGCATCATTGTGGCTCAAGCCTTCATCGGTCACTCCTCTAAGTTGGGTCTAGCTGCTTACGCTCTACTTCAAAGCACATTCATCCGCTTTCTCTACGGTTTAATG GGCGGTATGTCAAGTGCAACGGAGACTTTATGCGGGCAAGCATACGGTGCAGAACAGTACCAGACGATGGGGATATATCTACAACGTTCATGGATTGTTGACATAGCCGTGACCACTTTGTTCCTACCTTTTATCATATTGGCCGGTCCTATCCTCCGTCTATTAGGACAGAATGTTGCGATCACTAGGACCGTTGATGAGATTTATCCTTGGATGATCCCTTATGTATACAGCTTGATCTTTACCATGACTATGCAAATGTACCTTCAAGCGCAAATGAAGAACGCTATTGTAGGCGTGCTCTCGACCTTGTCCTTGGCTCTCGACATCCTTGTCACGTGGTGGTGTGTGAGTTTTATGGGGATGGGGATTGGTGGTGCGCTCCTCGGGCTTAATGTGAGCTCGTGGAGTTTGGTATTAGCTGAGTTTGTGTACGTTTTTGGTGGGTGGTGTCCGTTCACTTGGACTGGATTTAGCACTGCAGCTTTTGTTGACCTGGTTCCTATGCTCAAGCTCTCCATTTCTTCAGGATTCATGATCTG CTTAGAGTACTGGTACCTGAGCATCCTTGTCTTGATGGCTGGTTATACAGAAGATGCTAATACAGCAATATCTGCTTTCTCAATATG CCAATACATATATACATGGGAACTCAACATATGCCTTGGCTTCTTGGGTGCGGCTTG CGTCAGAGTGGCTAACGAGTTGGGGAAAGGAGATGCAGCTGCAGTGAGATTCTCTATTAGAGTGATACTCACAGTGTCAACAATCATGGGAGTGATATTCTCTGTTCTATGTTTAGCATTTAGCGGTCAGATATCGTATTTGTTTACTAATAGCAAAGAGGTTTCGAAAGCAGTGGATGATCTATCGATGATCCTTGCTGTTTCAATCTTACTCAACAGCATTCAACCTATACTCTCAG GTGTGGCAGTAGGAGCAGGGTTGCAGAGTATAGTGGCAGTTGTGAACTTAGTTTCATATTATGCAATTGGTATACCTCTGGGTCTCATCCTTACTTATGTTTTCCATCTCGGTGTTAAG GGACTATGGTCTGGAATGTTGGCCGGTATTGCGATCCAAACAGCGATATTGTGTTATATCATTTACAGAACTGACTGGGAGTTGGAG GTTAAAAAGACAAGCGAACGTATGAAAGCATGGAGCCTGAAGCCATCTCGTGAAGAGTCGAATCCTATAATAGATGATGAGAGGAAGTGA
- the LOC106343948 gene encoding protein TRANSPARENT TESTA 12-like isoform X2, whose translation MSSATETLCGQAYGAEQYQTMGIYLQRSWIVDIAVTTLFLPFIILAGPILRLLGQNVAITRTVDEIYPWMIPYVYSLIFTMTMQMYLQAQMKNAIVGVLSTLSLALDILVTWWCVSFMGMGIGGALLGLNVSSWSLVLAEFVYVFGGWCPFTWTGFSTAAFVDLVPMLKLSISSGFMICLEYWYLSILVLMAGYTEDANTAISAFSICQYIYTWELNICLGFLGAACVRVANELGKGDAAAVRFSIRVILTVSTIMGVIFSVLCLAFSGQISYLFTNSKEVSKAVDDLSMILAVSILLNSIQPILSGVAVGAGLQSIVAVVNLVSYYAIGIPLGLILTYVFHLGVKGLWSGMLAGIAIQTAILCYIIYRTDWELEVKKTSERMKAWSLKPSREESNPIIDDERK comes from the exons ATGTCAAGTGCAACGGAGACTTTATGCGGGCAAGCATACGGTGCAGAACAGTACCAGACGATGGGGATATATCTACAACGTTCATGGATTGTTGACATAGCCGTGACCACTTTGTTCCTACCTTTTATCATATTGGCCGGTCCTATCCTCCGTCTATTAGGACAGAATGTTGCGATCACTAGGACCGTTGATGAGATTTATCCTTGGATGATCCCTTATGTATACAGCTTGATCTTTACCATGACTATGCAAATGTACCTTCAAGCGCAAATGAAGAACGCTATTGTAGGCGTGCTCTCGACCTTGTCCTTGGCTCTCGACATCCTTGTCACGTGGTGGTGTGTGAGTTTTATGGGGATGGGGATTGGTGGTGCGCTCCTCGGGCTTAATGTGAGCTCGTGGAGTTTGGTATTAGCTGAGTTTGTGTACGTTTTTGGTGGGTGGTGTCCGTTCACTTGGACTGGATTTAGCACTGCAGCTTTTGTTGACCTGGTTCCTATGCTCAAGCTCTCCATTTCTTCAGGATTCATGATCTG CTTAGAGTACTGGTACCTGAGCATCCTTGTCTTGATGGCTGGTTATACAGAAGATGCTAATACAGCAATATCTGCTTTCTCAATATG CCAATACATATATACATGGGAACTCAACATATGCCTTGGCTTCTTGGGTGCGGCTTG CGTCAGAGTGGCTAACGAGTTGGGGAAAGGAGATGCAGCTGCAGTGAGATTCTCTATTAGAGTGATACTCACAGTGTCAACAATCATGGGAGTGATATTCTCTGTTCTATGTTTAGCATTTAGCGGTCAGATATCGTATTTGTTTACTAATAGCAAAGAGGTTTCGAAAGCAGTGGATGATCTATCGATGATCCTTGCTGTTTCAATCTTACTCAACAGCATTCAACCTATACTCTCAG GTGTGGCAGTAGGAGCAGGGTTGCAGAGTATAGTGGCAGTTGTGAACTTAGTTTCATATTATGCAATTGGTATACCTCTGGGTCTCATCCTTACTTATGTTTTCCATCTCGGTGTTAAG GGACTATGGTCTGGAATGTTGGCCGGTATTGCGATCCAAACAGCGATATTGTGTTATATCATTTACAGAACTGACTGGGAGTTGGAG GTTAAAAAGACAAGCGAACGTATGAAAGCATGGAGCCTGAAGCCATCTCGTGAAGAGTCGAATCCTATAATAGATGATGAGAGGAAGTGA
- the LOC106343949 gene encoding ELMO domain-containing protein A-like isoform X1 encodes MGLIRFCVLVYKMASATLRRRLHHGDVDGRKYERYDATDSETLSEPLLRSSSDSKDAYNEELTLEDIWEEERKKQQVHWTFIFSELIAQWAQWIAKVVFGSGSLFGKFLSLSHIGSGGRHLPPPLSMLQEERLRNIKRRIEIPFDGSRMEHQDALRQLWRLAYPQRELPPLKSELWKEMGWQGTDPSTDFRGGGYISLENLIFFAKTYPESFHRLLHKQDGTRAEWEYPFAVAGINISFMLAQMLDLQSGKPSTLAGIRFLEFLEEDEMAFDNLYCVAFQMMDAQWLAKRASYMEFNDVLKSTRAQLEHELALEDVSSIKDLLSFKLLHK; translated from the exons ATG GGGCTTATTCGCTTCTGTGTGTTGGTTTACAAGATGGCATCTGCGACTCTTAGGAGACGGCTTCATCACGGGGATGTAGATGGGAGAAAGTATGAACGTTATGATGCAACAGACTCCGAAACTTTAAGCGAGCCCCTGTTGAGAAGTAGTAGCGATAGTAAAGATGCGTACAATGAG GAGCTTACTCTGGAGGATATCTGGGAAGAAGAACGGAAGAAACAGCAAGTTCACTGGACGTTTATCTTTTCTGAGCTGATTGCACAATGGGCTCAGTGGATAG CGAAAGTTGTCTTTGGATCTGGCTCGCTCTTTGGGAAGTTCCTTTCTCTGTCTCATATAGGTTCTGGTGGAAGGCATTTGCCACCTCCTCTTAGTATGTTACAG GAAGAAAGGCTGAGAAACATTAAGAGAAGAATAGAAATACCCTTTGATGGATCTCGAATGGAGCATCAA GATGCACTACGACAACTATGGAGGTTAGCGTATCCACAGAGGGAACTACCACCTCTTAAATCCGAACTCTGGAAGGAGATGGGATGGCAAGGAACAGACCCTTCAACAGATTTTCG AGGTGGAGGATATATATCACTGGAGAATCTGATCTTCTTTGCAAAGACCTATCCG GAATCATTCCATAGATTGTTACATAAACAAGATGGAACAAGAGCCGAATGGGAATATCCCTTCGCTGTCGCTGGCATCAATATCTCATTCATGCTTGCACAAATGTTAGATCTCCAATCAG GTAAACCGTCAACGCTAGCTGGGATAAGGTTCTTGGAGTTTCTGGAGGAAGACGAAATGGCGTTTGATAATCTTTACTGCGTAGCTTTCCAAATGATGGATGCACAATGGCTTGCAAAACGAGCTTCTTACATGGAATTCAAT GACGTTCTGAAATCAACGAGAGCACAGTTAGAGCATGAGCTGGCCCTGGAGGATGTTTCGAGCATTAAAGATTTGCTTTCTTTCAAACTATTGCACAAATAA
- the LOC106343949 gene encoding ELMO domain-containing protein A-like isoform X2, with protein sequence MASATLRRRLHHGDVDGRKYERYDATDSETLSEPLLRSSSDSKDAYNEELTLEDIWEEERKKQQVHWTFIFSELIAQWAQWIAKVVFGSGSLFGKFLSLSHIGSGGRHLPPPLSMLQEERLRNIKRRIEIPFDGSRMEHQDALRQLWRLAYPQRELPPLKSELWKEMGWQGTDPSTDFRGGGYISLENLIFFAKTYPESFHRLLHKQDGTRAEWEYPFAVAGINISFMLAQMLDLQSGKPSTLAGIRFLEFLEEDEMAFDNLYCVAFQMMDAQWLAKRASYMEFNDVLKSTRAQLEHELALEDVSSIKDLLSFKLLHK encoded by the exons ATGGCATCTGCGACTCTTAGGAGACGGCTTCATCACGGGGATGTAGATGGGAGAAAGTATGAACGTTATGATGCAACAGACTCCGAAACTTTAAGCGAGCCCCTGTTGAGAAGTAGTAGCGATAGTAAAGATGCGTACAATGAG GAGCTTACTCTGGAGGATATCTGGGAAGAAGAACGGAAGAAACAGCAAGTTCACTGGACGTTTATCTTTTCTGAGCTGATTGCACAATGGGCTCAGTGGATAG CGAAAGTTGTCTTTGGATCTGGCTCGCTCTTTGGGAAGTTCCTTTCTCTGTCTCATATAGGTTCTGGTGGAAGGCATTTGCCACCTCCTCTTAGTATGTTACAG GAAGAAAGGCTGAGAAACATTAAGAGAAGAATAGAAATACCCTTTGATGGATCTCGAATGGAGCATCAA GATGCACTACGACAACTATGGAGGTTAGCGTATCCACAGAGGGAACTACCACCTCTTAAATCCGAACTCTGGAAGGAGATGGGATGGCAAGGAACAGACCCTTCAACAGATTTTCG AGGTGGAGGATATATATCACTGGAGAATCTGATCTTCTTTGCAAAGACCTATCCG GAATCATTCCATAGATTGTTACATAAACAAGATGGAACAAGAGCCGAATGGGAATATCCCTTCGCTGTCGCTGGCATCAATATCTCATTCATGCTTGCACAAATGTTAGATCTCCAATCAG GTAAACCGTCAACGCTAGCTGGGATAAGGTTCTTGGAGTTTCTGGAGGAAGACGAAATGGCGTTTGATAATCTTTACTGCGTAGCTTTCCAAATGATGGATGCACAATGGCTTGCAAAACGAGCTTCTTACATGGAATTCAAT GACGTTCTGAAATCAACGAGAGCACAGTTAGAGCATGAGCTGGCCCTGGAGGATGTTTCGAGCATTAAAGATTTGCTTTCTTTCAAACTATTGCACAAATAA
- the LOC106343177 gene encoding ribosomal protein S2, mitochondrial, producing the protein MTLHGAVIQKLLNTGSHLGRRAAEHHFKQYAYGTRNGMTIIDSDKTLICLRSAASFVANLASARGNIFFVNTNPLFDEIVELTSRRIQGDAYNHNRSTNLWKMGGFLTNSYSPKKFRSRHKKLCFGPTTMPDCVVVFDAERKSSVVLEAAKLQIPVVAIVDPNVPLEFFEKITYPVPARDSVKFVYLFCNVITKCFVAEQMKMGIKDGDLAA; encoded by the coding sequence ATGACGCTCCACGGGGCGGTAATCCAGAAGCTCCTCAACACCGGCTCCCACCTCGGCCGCCGCGCCGCGGAGCACCATTTCAAGCAATACGCCTACGGGACCCGCAACGGGATGACCATCATCGACTCCGACAAGACCCTGATCTGCCTCCGCAGCGCCGCGAGCTTCGTCGCCAACCTCGCCAGCGCGAGGGGGAACATCTTCTTCGTCAACACGAACCCGCTCTTCGACGAGATCGTCGAGCTCACCTCGCGCCGCATCCAGGGCGACGCGTACAACCACAACCGCTCGACGAACCTCTGGAAGATGGGAGGGTTCCTGACGAACAGCTACAGCCCCAAGAAGTTTCGGTCCAGGCACAAGAAGCTCTGCTTCGGGCCGACGACGATGCCTGATTGCGTTGTTGTGTTTGATGCCGAGAGGAAGAGCTCGGTGGTGTTGGAGGCGGCGAAGCTTCAGATTCCCGTGGTGGCGATCGTTGATCCGAATGTGCCGTTGGAGTTCTTTGAGAAGATTACGTATCCTGTCCCGGCGCGTGACTCGGTGAAGTTTGTGTATTTGTTTTGTAATGTGATCACCAAGTGCTTTGTGGCGGAGCAGATGAAGATGGGGATCAAAGATGGGGACTTGGCTGCTTGA
- the LOC106343178 gene encoding protein TRI1 gives MSSLAARVFRSLLAPASRAATSSSRSASTVAAGGTKKSAAKPKAKPKPKSKPDSLAKKKTPRTTGIFKATTVSPALAQFLGTGETTRTDAVKEIWTYVKSHDLQNPADKREIFCDEKLKQIFEGKDKVGFLEVTKLLSTHFVKTTA, from the exons ATGTCTTCCCTTGCAGCTAGGGTTTTCAGATCGCTTCTAGCTCCTGCATCTCGAGCCGCCACCTCTTCTTCCCGAAGTGCAAGCACTGTCGCCGCTGGAGGCACCAAGAAGTCGGCGGCGAAACCGAAGGCGAAACCTAAGCCAAAGTCGAAACCAGACTCTCTGGCGAAGAAGAAGACGCCGAGGACTACGGGAATCTTCAAGGCGACGACTGTCTCTCCAGCTCTCGCTCAGTTCCTTGGTACCGGTGAAACCACACGTACCGACGCCGTCAAAGAGATTTGGACCTATGTCAAGTCCCACGATCTTCAG AATCCTGCTGACAAGAGGGAGATCTTCTGCGATGAGAAGCTGAAGCAAATCTTCGAAGGAAAAGACAAAGTCGGGTTTCTGGAGGTCACAAAGCTCTTGTCCACGCACTTTGTGAAGACTACTGCTTGA